The Sulfitobacter sp. SK011 genome has a window encoding:
- a CDS encoding pyridoxal-dependent decarboxylase: MDVFETAYHRASAYRADVATQKVRPHQGYAEMRDRFAAPLPETGSPDSAVIEELADLGEPGLMHTTHPRFFGWVLGGSSPVGVAADWLASAWGQNAAMHTSSPTAAAVEETAAGWLLDILDLPRTSAVGFVSGATIGSFTALAAARGELLRRHGWDVEAQGLFGAPQVHVFVGDDLHTSVLSALRYLGFGNQRLIRVDTDAQGRMRADDLARKCASATGAKLIIAQAGQINTGAFDPFLAIAEIAKDNDAWLHVDGAFGLWARADPDLRGLTKGVERADSWAVDGHKWLQVPFDSGYAIVRDAQALQSAMAISASYLPAQGPGDRLPSFLVPELSRRARGLPTWAALKSLGRSGVVQMVRDHCAIARQIARGMQATPGIQVMNDVVLNQIILRFGHDGDGTERRKAYAVGVIDHLVQEGLIFVSGGLWRGEWVMRISVICGATSVQDAHIATEAIRAAWMHVSASLPSDQAATG, from the coding sequence ATGGATGTTTTTGAAACGGCATATCATCGCGCATCGGCATACAGGGCTGATGTGGCCACTCAAAAGGTGCGGCCGCATCAGGGCTATGCCGAAATGCGTGACAGGTTTGCGGCCCCTTTGCCGGAAACGGGCAGCCCCGACAGTGCCGTGATTGAGGAGCTGGCGGACCTCGGGGAACCCGGCCTCATGCACACGACCCACCCGAGGTTTTTCGGATGGGTGCTGGGTGGCTCCTCGCCGGTGGGCGTTGCGGCGGATTGGTTGGCGTCTGCCTGGGGACAGAATGCGGCGATGCACACATCCTCGCCCACCGCCGCAGCGGTGGAGGAAACTGCAGCAGGCTGGCTGCTCGACATTCTTGATCTTCCACGCACCTCGGCGGTGGGTTTTGTCAGCGGTGCCACAATCGGCAGCTTTACGGCGCTGGCTGCCGCGCGCGGAGAATTGCTGCGCCGGCACGGGTGGGATGTCGAGGCTCAGGGGCTTTTTGGGGCCCCTCAGGTGCATGTCTTTGTTGGTGACGACTTGCACACGTCGGTCTTGTCGGCGCTGCGGTATCTTGGGTTCGGCAATCAGCGGCTCATCCGGGTTGATACCGATGCGCAAGGCCGGATGCGTGCCGATGATCTGGCGCGCAAATGTGCGTCAGCCACGGGGGCCAAGCTGATCATTGCACAGGCAGGCCAGATCAACACCGGTGCCTTTGACCCGTTTTTGGCGATTGCAGAGATTGCCAAAGACAATGATGCCTGGCTGCATGTGGATGGTGCTTTTGGGCTTTGGGCCCGTGCCGACCCCGATTTACGCGGCCTGACGAAAGGCGTCGAAAGGGCCGATTCATGGGCCGTTGACGGACACAAATGGCTGCAGGTGCCTTTTGATTCCGGCTATGCCATCGTGCGCGATGCACAGGCGCTGCAAAGCGCCATGGCAATTTCCGCCAGCTACCTGCCAGCGCAGGGGCCTGGTGACAGGCTGCCGTCATTTCTGGTGCCCGAATTGTCACGCCGGGCACGCGGTTTGCCAACCTGGGCCGCGCTCAAATCCCTCGGGCGCAGCGGCGTTGTTCAGATGGTGCGCGACCATTGCGCGATTGCGCGCCAGATCGCCCGGGGCATGCAGGCGACACCGGGCATTCAGGTGATGAACGATGTGGTGCTCAATCAGATTATCCTGCGTTTCGGTCATGACGGCGACGGGACCGAGCGGCGCAAAGCCTATGCCGTTGGTGTGATTGACCACTTGGTGCAAGAGGGCCTCATTTTCGTCAGCGGTGGCCTTTGGCGCGGCGAATGGGTCATGAGAATATCCGTGATTTGTGGGGCCACTTCGGTGCAGGATGCACATATCGCAACTGAGGCGATCCGCGCGGCCTGGATGCATGTATCTGCATCACTCCCGTCGGATCAGGCCGCAACCGGATGA
- a CDS encoding monovalent cation/H+ antiporter subunit A, which translates to MSLLIIVALPFFGALLPGVMNSAGRSACAGVTFTVSLAAFVGLLTNLPTVLAGDVVMARVNWMPSLGLNFTLMLDGLGFFFALLILGIGLLIIAYARHYLSRDDNMGEFFTYLLLFQGAMVGIVLSDNILLLLIFWELTSLSSFLLIGFWKHLPEGRQGARMALVVTGTGGLAMIGGMLILGQIVGSYDLSVILQNRDVIQADPLYVPALILILLGCFTKSAQFPFHFWLPHAMAAPTPVSAYLHSATMVKAGIFLMARMWPVLSGTPEWVMIVTSAGLITMVLGAVIALFKHDLKALLAFSTVSHLGLITMLLGTGTAFGAMAAVFHILNHATFKAALFMSAGIIDHEAHTRDIRRLGGLRKLMPVTFCIASLAALSMAGIPLLNGFLSKEMMLEEANHTVLFGVPLLVPALATFGALFSAAYSFRLIGHVFLGPVRDDYPAKPHDPGAGLWLPPALLVVPVVVIGIAPFLAEPFVKLVTASVLGDAAAVPTAHFKLWHGLVPALFMSVIAVVGGLLLLSVFNPALRLWDGAPRPEAKVIFEAIVEAAARLAQKLILPLHNGAFTRYAAIGSIAIFAAGLHAWSTGTIGAPTRIMQPAGALLIAGWSMLVAATVGLVLLHRNRFLSLILIGIVGLMVSVGFVFFSAPDLAMTQFTVEVVTIILLLLALNFLPNTTPIESTVLRRVRDAGVAVAGGVGTFALAYYFLLREAVTTPISEFHLANSYKGGGGTNVVNVILVDFRGFDTYGEIIVLGIAALLIYALTETLLNGPVRARLLNRKPDQPRAGDVHPMMMVVLTRVIMPVVLLVGFYIFWRGHNEPGGGFIAGLVVSIGVVMQYMASGFAWTSSRLRYPYHGVIGAGVLIAGLTGIGSWFVGKPFLTSDFTYVRIPPFEKFELATAALFDLGVFLAVVGAVMLSLESFSRLARRAHVSDSEHPMDIDPSRDDPPTDGTAFVKEGG; encoded by the coding sequence GTGTCCCTCCTTATTATTGTTGCCCTGCCATTCTTTGGTGCACTGTTGCCAGGCGTAATGAATTCAGCGGGCCGATCCGCCTGCGCTGGTGTGACATTCACCGTATCGCTCGCCGCCTTTGTTGGTCTGCTGACCAATCTGCCAACTGTGCTGGCAGGCGACGTTGTGATGGCGCGGGTGAACTGGATGCCTTCGCTCGGCTTGAATTTCACTTTGATGCTGGATGGGCTTGGCTTTTTCTTTGCCCTGCTGATCCTTGGCATTGGCCTTTTGATCATCGCCTATGCGCGACACTACCTAAGCCGCGATGACAACATGGGCGAGTTCTTTACTTACCTGTTGCTCTTTCAGGGCGCGATGGTGGGCATTGTTCTAAGCGACAATATCCTGCTTTTGCTGATTTTCTGGGAACTCACGTCGCTTTCTTCGTTTCTTCTGATCGGATTTTGGAAGCATCTGCCCGAGGGCCGCCAGGGTGCGCGGATGGCCTTGGTGGTCACGGGCACAGGCGGTTTGGCGATGATCGGTGGTATGCTGATTCTGGGTCAGATTGTCGGCAGCTATGACCTGAGCGTCATCTTGCAGAACCGCGACGTTATTCAGGCTGATCCGCTCTATGTGCCGGCCCTGATCCTGATCCTGCTGGGCTGTTTCACCAAGTCGGCACAGTTTCCGTTCCACTTCTGGCTGCCGCATGCGATGGCGGCACCAACTCCGGTTTCTGCCTATCTGCACTCGGCCACGATGGTGAAAGCGGGTATATTCCTGATGGCGCGGATGTGGCCCGTCTTATCCGGCACGCCGGAATGGGTCATGATCGTCACCAGCGCCGGGTTGATCACGATGGTTCTGGGCGCGGTGATTGCGTTGTTCAAACACGACCTGAAGGCATTGCTTGCATTTTCAACGGTCAGCCATCTTGGCCTGATCACGATGCTTTTGGGCACAGGCACGGCCTTTGGTGCGATGGCGGCGGTCTTTCACATCCTGAACCATGCGACCTTCAAGGCGGCTCTGTTCATGTCTGCCGGGATCATCGACCACGAAGCACATACCCGCGACATCCGCCGCCTGGGCGGTCTGCGCAAGCTGATGCCGGTCACCTTTTGCATCGCGTCGCTGGCGGCTTTGTCAATGGCGGGGATACCGCTGCTCAACGGGTTCTTATCCAAGGAAATGATGCTGGAAGAAGCCAATCATACGGTGCTTTTTGGCGTGCCTTTGCTGGTGCCTGCTCTGGCAACCTTTGGGGCGTTGTTTTCGGCGGCCTATTCGTTCCGTCTGATCGGTCATGTTTTCCTGGGTCCGGTGCGCGACGATTATCCCGCCAAACCGCATGATCCGGGCGCGGGTCTGTGGTTGCCTCCCGCACTTTTGGTGGTCCCGGTGGTGGTGATTGGCATCGCACCGTTTCTTGCCGAGCCATTTGTAAAACTTGTGACGGCCTCCGTGCTGGGCGATGCGGCGGCGGTGCCAACTGCGCATTTCAAACTTTGGCACGGATTGGTGCCAGCGCTCTTTATGTCCGTCATTGCCGTCGTTGGTGGTTTGCTGCTGCTATCGGTGTTCAACCCGGCGCTGCGCCTGTGGGATGGCGCACCGCGTCCTGAGGCCAAGGTGATCTTTGAAGCCATCGTCGAGGCGGCAGCCCGGCTGGCCCAAAAGCTGATCCTGCCGCTGCATAACGGGGCATTCACGCGCTATGCAGCCATCGGGTCGATTGCGATTTTTGCCGCCGGGCTGCATGCCTGGAGCACCGGCACGATTGGCGCACCCACGCGCATCATGCAGCCGGCTGGCGCATTGCTGATTGCCGGGTGGTCCATGCTGGTGGCTGCAACCGTCGGTCTGGTGCTGCTGCACCGCAACCGTTTCCTGTCGCTGATCCTGATTGGCATCGTTGGCCTGATGGTGTCAGTTGGATTTGTGTTCTTCAGTGCGCCCGATCTTGCCATGACACAATTCACTGTCGAAGTGGTCACGATCATCCTGCTGCTGTTGGCGCTGAATTTCCTGCCGAACACGACGCCGATTGAAAGTACCGTATTGCGCCGTGTCCGCGACGCTGGTGTGGCGGTCGCGGGTGGTGTGGGGACATTTGCATTGGCCTATTATTTCCTTCTGCGCGAAGCGGTAACGACACCGATCTCGGAATTTCATCTGGCCAATTCCTACAAGGGTGGCGGTGGCACCAATGTGGTCAACGTGATCCTTGTCGATTTCCGGGGCTTTGACACCTACGGCGAAATCATCGTTCTGGGCATCGCGGCGCTGCTGATCTATGCACTGACCGAGACCTTGCTGAATGGCCCGGTGCGTGCGCGGCTGTTGAACCGCAAGCCCGACCAGCCGCGCGCTGGCGACGTGCACCCGATGATGATGGTTGTGCTCACGCGGGTCATCATGCCGGTGGTTCTGTTGGTCGGTTTCTATATCTTCTGGCGCGGCCATAACGAACCGGGGGGCGGCTTTATCGCCGGTCTCGTTGTTTCGATTGGCGTGGTGATGCAATACATGGCCAGCGGTTTTGCCTGGACCTCGTCGCGATTGAGATATCCCTATCACGGGGTGATCGGGGCAGGGGTGCTGATTGCCGGTCTGACCGGTATTGGATCATGGTTCGTGGGCAAGCCTTTCCTGACCTCCGATTTCACTTATGTCCGCATTCCCCCGTTCGAGAAATTTGAATTGGCCACAGCGGCGCTGTTTGATCTGGGCGTGTTTCTGGCTGTCGTCGGGGCGGTGATGCTGTCGCTGGAAAGCTTCTCGCGGCTCGCACGGCGCGCGCATGTATCAGACAGCGAACATCCGATGGACATCGACCCGTCGCGGGACGATCCGCCGACCGATGGCACCGCATTCGTAAAGGAGGGCGGGTGA
- a CDS encoding PLP-dependent cysteine synthase family protein produces the protein MSASKTIRTTKGRGRLYDNVLDTIGDTPVIRVNNIPTHGATIYVKAEAFNPAGSVKDRLAVNIIEAAERSGALKPGQTVVEATSGNTGIGLAMVCAQKGYPLVVTMADSFSIERRRLMRMLGAKVVLTPRALKGFGMYQKAAALAEKHGWFLAAQFETAANAAIHEATTAREIMADFDGSRLDFVVSGYGTGGTVTGISRVLRKERPDTKIILTEPANAQLIGSGHSQERSANNAPASSHPAFEPHPIQGWTPDFIPAVLQETIDKNGYDDLIPVAGADGIQCAQDLAQKEGIFTGISGGATFAVALKVAETAPKGSVILCMLPDTGERYLTTPMFENIAEDMDAEEVAISLSTPDAQMG, from the coding sequence ATGTCAGCCAGCAAAACCATCAGAACCACAAAGGGGCGCGGGCGTCTTTATGACAACGTGCTTGACACCATCGGTGACACGCCGGTGATCCGGGTGAACAACATACCAACACATGGGGCGACGATTTACGTCAAGGCCGAAGCGTTCAATCCGGCGGGGTCGGTCAAGGACCGTCTGGCAGTGAACATTATCGAAGCGGCGGAACGCTCTGGGGCGCTGAAACCCGGCCAGACTGTGGTCGAAGCCACCAGCGGCAATACCGGGATCGGACTGGCGATGGTCTGCGCTCAAAAAGGCTATCCGCTTGTCGTGACGATGGCCGATAGTTTTTCCATCGAACGCCGCCGCCTGATGCGCATGCTGGGTGCCAAGGTGGTGCTGACGCCGCGTGCATTGAAGGGCTTTGGCATGTACCAAAAAGCTGCGGCACTGGCCGAAAAACACGGCTGGTTCCTTGCGGCACAATTTGAAACCGCTGCCAATGCCGCCATTCACGAGGCGACCACGGCGCGCGAGATCATGGCCGATTTTGACGGATCGCGGCTGGACTTTGTGGTCTCGGGGTATGGCACCGGTGGCACGGTCACAGGCATTTCGCGGGTTTTGCGCAAAGAGCGCCCGGACACCAAGATCATCCTGACCGAACCTGCCAATGCGCAGCTGATTGGCAGTGGCCATTCACAGGAACGCAGTGCCAACAATGCGCCCGCCAGCAGCCACCCTGCTTTTGAACCGCATCCCATCCAAGGCTGGACGCCCGATTTCATCCCAGCCGTTCTGCAGGAAACGATTGATAAGAACGGCTATGATGATCTGATCCCGGTTGCCGGTGCCGATGGCATTCAATGCGCTCAGGACCTTGCCCAAAAAGAAGGCATCTTTACCGGTATCTCTGGGGGTGCCACCTTTGCCGTCGCATTGAAAGTGGCCGAAACCGCGCCAAAAGGGTCGGTTATTCTGTGCATGTTGCCTGATACCGGTGAACGTTATCTGACCACACCGATGTTCGAAAACATTGCTGAGGACATGGACGCCGAAGAGGTTGCGATCTCGCTCTCTACGCCTGACGCGCAAATGGGCTGA
- a CDS encoding winged helix-turn-helix domain-containing protein has translation MRYRFDLFTLDLDRGLLLEQGRDLAIEPRAFALLALLVMNHDRVVTKDEIVEKVWDARIVSDAAISTVIKTTRKVLGDDGVTQQYIRTIRGRGVRFVGTVVTLASARVPVPNDHAAAAGAITPSERPSIAILPFRMVGYSESHSAVADAIPAELISCLSRLRWLKVVSRGSTFRFRQDDPDLTVIRDTLGVSYCLTGLVEIFGAVVAVSVELSDTRSQAVVWSERFSGTISDVNQTRNDIVNHVISALELHVPLNEAERARLRPPENLDAWSVYHLGLQHMYRFNRADNQIAAGHFERATTLEPGFARAYAARSFTSFQSAFLKYSDDRSGEVENARRFAEKCVELDPVDPFGNFTLGRAHWLKGDPEAGMPWIDRSVDLSPNFAQGFYAHGWADVMAGRNTDALKHLENAALLSPLDPFLYAIQAARGLAYLQLEDYDNALLWAEKGARAPGAHFLIGTIAAMIAKISGDEQKAAYWGKKVKERRPDTSVATFFTAFPFEDSEMRRSMQTALVSIGLKDDYTGLHD, from the coding sequence ATGCGCTACCGTTTTGACCTTTTTACGCTGGACCTCGATCGCGGGCTGTTGCTTGAACAGGGGCGCGATCTGGCGATTGAGCCGCGCGCCTTTGCGTTGCTGGCGCTTTTGGTGATGAACCATGACAGGGTGGTGACAAAGGACGAGATCGTCGAAAAGGTCTGGGACGCCCGGATTGTGTCTGACGCGGCGATTTCCACAGTGATCAAGACAACACGCAAGGTTCTGGGCGACGACGGTGTAACGCAGCAATATATCCGCACGATACGTGGCCGGGGCGTGCGTTTTGTCGGCACCGTGGTGACACTTGCATCCGCGCGCGTTCCGGTCCCGAATGACCATGCAGCAGCGGCTGGCGCAATCACACCGTCCGAGCGCCCGTCGATTGCCATCCTGCCATTTCGGATGGTGGGCTATTCCGAAAGCCACAGCGCGGTCGCCGATGCCATCCCCGCCGAGCTGATTTCATGTCTTTCACGCCTGCGTTGGCTAAAGGTGGTGTCACGCGGTTCCACATTTCGCTTCCGGCAGGATGATCCTGATCTGACAGTGATCCGTGACACGCTGGGGGTGAGTTATTGCCTGACCGGTTTGGTTGAAATTTTCGGCGCTGTGGTTGCGGTCTCGGTCGAGTTGTCCGACACCCGAAGTCAGGCAGTTGTCTGGAGCGAACGGTTCTCGGGCACGATCAGTGATGTCAATCAAACCAGAAACGACATCGTGAACCATGTGATTTCAGCGCTGGAACTGCATGTGCCTTTGAACGAAGCAGAACGCGCGCGCCTGCGCCCGCCTGAAAACCTCGATGCGTGGAGTGTATATCATCTGGGGTTGCAACATATGTACCGCTTTAACAGGGCGGACAATCAGATAGCAGCGGGACATTTTGAGCGGGCCACCACGCTGGAACCGGGCTTTGCCAGAGCCTATGCTGCACGCTCGTTCACAAGTTTTCAAAGTGCCTTTCTGAAATACTCCGATGATCGGTCTGGGGAAGTTGAAAACGCCCGGCGCTTTGCCGAAAAATGCGTTGAGCTTGATCCGGTGGACCCGTTTGGCAATTTCACCCTTGGGCGGGCGCATTGGCTCAAGGGTGACCCGGAGGCAGGGATGCCGTGGATTGATCGCTCTGTCGATCTGAGCCCGAATTTCGCACAAGGTTTCTATGCACATGGCTGGGCCGACGTGATGGCGGGCCGAAACACAGACGCCTTGAAGCACCTTGAAAACGCCGCTTTGCTCAGCCCACTGGACCCGTTTTTATACGCGATCCAGGCCGCCCGCGGGTTGGCCTATCTGCAATTGGAAGACTATGACAATGCGCTGCTTTGGGCAGAAAAAGGGGCGCGCGCACCCGGCGCGCATTTTCTGATCGGCACGATTGCCGCGATGATTGCCAAGATCAGTGGCGATGAACAAAAGGCTGCCTATTGGGGGAAAAAGGTGAAAGAGCGCAGGCCGGACACTTCTGTGGCAACGTTCTTCACGGCGTTTCCTTTCGAGGATTCAGAAATGCGCAGGTCCATGCAAACGGCCCTTGTCTCCATTGGGCTGAAAGATGACTACACAGGCCTGCATGATTAG